One Mycobacteriales bacterium genomic region harbors:
- a CDS encoding 2OG-Fe(II) oxygenase, producing MSTLSRLDWPALTDEVNDFGCAQTAPLLTSDDCRSVVKLYDETERFRATVDMARFRYGSGQYRYFADPVPDLVAGLREEFYPYLLPIARDWAEKLGRPAPWPDTLAEWLDMCHAAGQTKPTPTLLRYGENDWNALHRDIYGDLVFP from the coding sequence ATGAGCACGCTGAGCCGGCTCGACTGGCCCGCCCTGACCGACGAGGTCAACGACTTCGGCTGCGCCCAGACCGCGCCGCTGCTGACCTCGGACGACTGTCGCTCGGTCGTGAAGCTCTACGACGAGACCGAGCGGTTCCGCGCCACGGTCGACATGGCCCGCTTCCGGTACGGGTCTGGGCAGTACCGCTACTTCGCCGACCCCGTCCCGGATCTCGTCGCCGGGCTGCGGGAGGAGTTCTACCCCTACCTGCTGCCGATCGCCCGGGACTGGGCCGAGAAGCTCGGCCGGCCCGCGCCGTGGCCGGACACCCTGGCCGAGTGGCTCGACATGTGCCATGCGGCCGGGCAGACCAAGCCCACACCCACGCTGCTGCGTTACGGCGAGAACGACTGGAACGCGCTGCACCGCGACATCTACGGCGACCTGGTCTTCCC